The genomic window CCCAATCTTTCTCAATGTAGTTTCTGCACTCTTCTGTTATGCCATTAGGTGTACCACCCATTATTTTTCTGTGTGCTTTATGCAGGCTTTTATGGCATTAGGCACAGGCactacaaatttaaactatacgACCACTTcctttagtggatgcccattGTTTCTCTGAACAACTCTACTGTCTTCATCCCACTgttagaaatagaaaaattcTTAATTAGATATGGAAGAGCCACACCCACAGATTAGTACTTGAGAAGACAAAATCTCAGTCAGCTTTTAGGGAGCACTCAAACcttatttctcttttctttagTTACATTTACTGAGCAAAAAAGTTTGAGCTTATACAGCTGGATAGATCTACAGGGGTGAGAATAGTGGAAGCTCTTTTTGTAAGCATTCATTTGTAGGGTCTCCTTTGCTCACATGCCTTTGTAGGGTCTCCTTCGCTCACATGCCAATCATTTTGTCTCAACCTTAGCTTCACATTCACGGGCTATATTCTCACAATAAAGAATGGTATGAAATGACCATTCACAGCACTCGCTTCTCTAAATTATGAGTAGCCAACCATCACCACGCAACCCACCATCATACTTGAagaatatttgattatttttagtaATGGGTTAATGGTAATCCAGTCATTTGGATCCCCATTTCATCTCTGGTCCCATTAAGATTGTTGTCCTATTAGGCCCATGGTCTTGAACCCGTGACCCTCTAGGTTGGAAGTCTGAAAATGATTAGATCAAGAACTCAATGATGCCTGTTAGCAAAACCATTCATCTTTCATTTAAAGTACTGAAGCTGTAGAAACATAGTATGGAAATATACGAGGagttatatttgattgattacATATATATGACTACTTCTTCAAGCATACCCGATCACAATATAGTTGGAATATTATCAAGGCTTTGCTGGATTGAATTGCTGTGTCTTTGAAGGAGATGGGTGGTACTCGGTGCATTTGTTTGAGCAAGAATTCACACAGCTTTCCACTTTCTCTCCGGCTAACACAGAAACCAAAGACCATGAGAGAAAGAAGAATAGAAGAATGGAAAGTataagaaagaatgagaaagaaagaggaCTTATTACCTGGATTTTTTTTGGTGCTGAGATTGGTGCATAGGGAGGAAGCACATCCGAGCTTGCAGAAGTAAGTGGTATCTGCAGTCTCGATATCTAAGGGATGAGATGGAATGACACAATCTTTCAAGCACTCCAGAGAGCATGAGAAAGCAGTATTGTTGGGTGTGATTATACAGAAAATGAAGCATTTGGTATAGCAGTCCTTGAAAGAGGCTGTGGACTGTCCTACAAGCATCCCCATAACTAAACCAACCATTACAAGAGCCCTTATGCTTCCTCTCTCCATCTTCTTGTGTTATGAAATGGAGTAGCCACACCCTAAACTGAAGAGCAACTCCTGTGATTTTAGGGACGATTTATAGACTCCACAGAAAATGAGAAGGCATGTGAACCAGGTCGGCTTCGGCTGGGCCCCAGCATTTTTGGTAATGGCTTGGGCTCTATCCGAAGTCcaagttctctctctctctctctctctctctctctaagagttctctattttcaagaatagaTATGATACCGTAGACCCACAATTTTTTAACATGATTTGATTATGCATGCCATAAAAGTAATCACCTGCTAACCTGAACCTGTTTATTAAGTAGGTCCATGCGTGGAGGAAAGCTTCTACTTGTTTTACCTATTTTgacaaggataaaaatatcataaattgaCGTTGATGtctaaattttacaaaaattttgaaaaatgttataaataccgaacaaaaatagatataaaaaatccgtaaaacaaaaattaatcaaaacttattaaatgttagaaaaatttaagaaataataaaacaagcaATAAATGTCTTCCGTTTGAGACTTTTgatcttctttttttatattattattattattttttagctttttgtttttttgtcaattttagatattttgtactaaaatcttcttatatttttttttttttcattttcttactacCCAAACATGTTGTGTAGAGTAGATATCACAAACATGGGTACaactaaatttcatttttcttggagGAAGAAAGATGTACAATAGGATTAGTCACTTGAAGCTAAGATTGAAAGGTAATTTTGATTGAATTGATTAATTCATTGAAATTTGAGAATCTTTCTCTTTTAAATTGTCTTAAATGACTACTATAAtgcaaattaagaaaatttgttaaattctTAAAGTTAAATTTAATGAGATTGTTGTATTGTATGAATCATTGAAGGATAATTTAAGACGAATTGAGCATAATTGAGAATAATTAatcaatgaaattaaaattcataatttgaaattttaatggatttaaatttaaagttaaatcaAATATCGGTTTAGGCGTCAACTTAGCTTGGTGAAAAGTAGATTTTGATGACTCTTTTAccatagaaattgatttttagtgAATTCAGAATCTAAGAATTTCTTCATTAATAGAATTTTCtctaattttaatgaattttatattttcactaacaataaaattttctcaacttttatctatatttttctttatctcaTTTTATTCCATCATCATCtcttttctcatcattttcctctttattaTCAAGCATATTCATCATCTTAATGGATGACACTtaaaaccactatactacaaCGACTtgatgaattataaaaaaataaaagaactaaaaatccattgataaaaaatgacgccgttgccggggatcgaacccggGTCACCCGCGTGACAGGCGGGTATACTCACCACTATACTACAACGACTAgatggatttaaaaaaaaaattattgctcTTTCTAAGAATGTTTCACACTCACTTAAGAACATGTTGAACAAGCACAAGAACGTCCatagctcttttttttttttttttttctttttcatccacaccttttttgtttccttccaTACCTTACTCCGAGGAAGCAACTACACTACCCGATACACTATCTATTTGCTTTTGATTTCCATAGATTTTCTTGAGCACTCTTTGCATTTAAGACATTTAAGGCATTtggtttttcctctttttttgttttccaattgCGAAGCAAATTAGGACTGAAAATAAGGCTGAGATTAGAGTTGGGAAGTTATCATTTTGAACCCAGTTGAGTTGCTACTTCATTGACAATCCTAAggatattctaaaaaaaacaatcGAAAGAAGCGAGATAATTGAAATTCTCTACTAAATTGTTGctcattgttttgtttttctcattttgaggttttaatttttgtttctttctcatTATAGATGGGGAGTAAAAAACGAAATATGGTTGAACTTGAAGAAGATTAATGTGTGGAAATCAGTTATGGAAGTGGAGATGATGCTAGAATTGTATCTCCTGCAGGAACCTCCATTTCTTTCTTAACCTCTAGCTCGAAAATATGTTACAAGCATTTCGTAGAACAAAGGCaaagcaaagatgaaactcCCTGATAAGCTACCAATGAAGAGAAAGAAATTAACCCGCTTACAACAAATTCTTTCTACTGCTCCAACCTCTTCTACTACTTAGTTAGTTCAGAACCTTCATCTCCCATTTCTAAAGCCCCTATTCCTACTCTAATTACCAATTTTGCACCTCAACAAAACCAAATAGCTCAATTTGATTTTACAAAAGccttaagaatgaaaatatccTCTAGTTCACGGGATGATCGCTCAAGTAGACAATTTCATGAGGAGTACTACTATGAGTTTAAGGCATTTGTTGAGTTTTCTCTGATTGAATTTTCCACGGAGCTCTgtcattgatattttttagagtCGTTCATGGTGCCCAAACCATTCTTCTACTGCATGTAATCTAAGAATTCTATCAAACGATGATTAGCAAAGTggtattgtggaccccgcatttcggctcatgcgtttcccactcgatggtgagctcgattttatttgaaaaatgatttttattgtttagaaaaatgatttggagtcaccacttatttttattttatttttaaagggtaaacaaaataagaaagaaaaactctaagtgtgactccttattttggaaaaggtagtctgtgaaaaaccggatcgagttcaagggtcaggttacttagaGTGGTGCTACGgtataaggagtcacacttagggtttttctttcttattttgtttaccctttaaaaataaaacaaaaataagtgatgactccaaatcatttttctaaacaataaaaatcatttttcaaataaaatcgagctcaccatcgagtgggaaacgcatgagccgaaatgcggggtccataaaatggcgactccactggggatagTTCCCAGCTGCAATGGAGTCCTAGAAATCCTGAGTGGCATGGCTGTGGTTGCTTGGCGTTCTAGTGATGGCGGAGGCATTTCACCGCCGCCGGCGTTCAAGGACAGCTTTGCTTGCTCTATTTCCTTCTCAAGTTCGTTTTCTTTCACTCTCAACTCATTGTTTCCTCCAGCCGTCTGCAACTCTCAAATAATCACTAGCCCAGAAAATCTCCAAACATAATACTCTCTTCCCTCTCTCCAGCCCAAAACTTCCTCTCCAGACATCAATCAAATATAGTAAATCGTTTCTTTCAAATGACGATGTTGCGTTCACGGTTCTCTAACTTTATCACAAGACTTCAAGTCTATAATGTGCTGGAAATTCTCCATCTCAGGAAACCCATCGTCAAAACCATCTTCTCCTACTATACTGCTATTGCATATAGCATCTGAACCAACACCAGAGGCAGTAACAGGGGAAAACGACAAAACATAGTACAAATAATTGGAGCAAAATGAATACATCTAAGCCTCATGTCATGCATCAATCAATGGGCTTAGATGGGGGTGAgtgaaatcaaataaatatcccatggaattgaaaataaaagcaaaacaaGATTTCCATATGATGCACAATGAAACTAAAACCAGAGTTGTGTCACTCTCGAATCAttccaaagaaaatgaagaagatagCAACCAAATATGGATCATAAAACTAAGCACTGAGTCAAGCAATTCATAGATAATAttcaagaaaagagaaagaagttATATTCCAACAGAGAAGAACAAAGTATTCATGGCAGCCATAAATTTTCCTTCTCCTTCAAGCTGTCTGCAACTCGCTCTTTTCCAGTCTTGCTATTGCTTCCTCCCTCGAGCCAACAAATCTCCTCTCCAAATCTCAAAGACCTCCCCCCTCAAAATCTCTCATGCCTCCCCTCAAAAGCACTACCTCTTGCCAGCATATCCCCTCCGTAACAGAAATGCTGCCCTCCTCTGAAAAAAAATCAGCAACCAAAGCACCCCCCCCTCCACTCACTAACCGCCTGCAGCTTTTTAGAATCTCCTCTTAACAGGTGTCGCTCCTTGATTGCATCTCCCATCCACTATTGTGGTTCCTTAGCAGCCAACCAGGAATCAACACGTGGCCCTATGAGATTGTGACACTTGGCAAACACAGGTTGCAAGAAAGTGAGCCcgaaatgggggtctacaggtATATTCTTCTTTAGTGATTCATTTTAAGATTGATGAAAGACAAGGAATGCTCAATGCAGAATTGGTGGCCAAAGCTTTGGATATTCCAATTGCACCTCCAATCCTTGTTTATTTTCAACCTATTACAAAAGCTAACGTGGCTTATATGGTTAGAACAATTTCTTGAGGTCAATCCAGAAATTTGGTGCCCTATGGCTTATGATAGGGAGTCATTCATGAATCTCCACTACATAGGTTGTTACTTGGagatacctttagcattgcacttCTACAATAagtcatttgaaaaaaataataaaaaataaataaagatgagTGTGTTCTTGACCTATGAGAAGTGATTTTTGTTGTTTAAGATAAATTGAGTTAGGTTCAAGGGATGATTAGTTTTGAATACTATATTCGAGGGCTAACTTAATTACACTCAAGACTTATTTAGAAAGATTGCTTCGAGGAATGAAGATGGATATGTCTTTAATACTTTGATttaaatgatattatttatattaaggaTAATAAATAAGTTGGGATTTTAATGATACCTATGGATAGTAGGGTATGCTTGCTTATCAATTCCTTATGCTATGGAATTTCAAATGATTTGCTTATCTgacttatgattttttttagtagtATTTTCTTTGTCCTACCactgctaagggactagcaatgtgttggTTTGGAAGAATGATTACTattcaaaaagagcatattttatGTAGTAGTTTTCATAAATTTCACACTTTTGAATAGTAATTATACCTAAAGTACCTAATTAACATATTGTTGCTCTTGCAATGATTACTAGCCATTTTTTGTGAGTTATGGAATGATTTTAATGATACATTTAATTGATCATGGAAGAAATGAGATTAAAAAGTGATGACCTTGTTTATTTGAGTCATTTGATATGCAAGTCATACCTTGagtgttttttatcttttgatCTACATAACCATTGCTTTATTAAATATTCTTGTTGTTTCTTGGTATCCGTTGGTTTATTAGTTAATTGTCTTAATTCTCTCCACTTGTTTAGACCACTCTAGGGTTTAGAAGGACGCTATTTTATGGTACTTTTCCAATAAGTAATCTGATCCTCAAATTTGGACTAAGTTTTTTCgcaaatatgtttttcttttcataaagaGTCACTCttaggattttatttatttattggttttctttttaaaaaaataaacaaaaataagtgacgattacaattttttcaaaaaatagtttttcgtAATAAAAATACGAGTCTCACTATCAAGTGAAGAcgtatataaaaaatttgggtCCATAACattatacaaaaaattaattattaggCAAATGGGCAAGTATCTCCACCTCATTGGCAAGTGAAAATGAATTAGACCGGTTATCTACACCTCAAACTGGTGAATGGACATCCTCTACCACCAAGCTAATTAATTCCATACATGGATGAAATATCAATAGTGAATcttgaaatttatttcttgTGAATGATATTATGATACTAGGcaaatgatacaaggaaaatGCATGAGAATGGAGCCTTGTGTCCCAAAAAGTATTATaactgatttttaaaaattcttaaaaataataataataaaaaaaaattggttgagactaaaaaaaaaaagagaacatTAATTAGTTTTATGAAATCATCCGTCACTTTGTTTTCTTAATGTGGTGTTAGGTTTATTGGACAACACTTTTGGGGGGGCTTTGAGTCCATGTTTGTGATCTTTAACAAGCCTGCAAGCTTGACTATCTTTTGTTTACGATTTTAAGAGGCAACATGCTCATTCAAATTTGTTAAAGAGGAGTCAAATCAATTAGATGTAGTTATAATATGAAACACATTGATTTCAGAAGCATCTCATTGCTTTATAATTCCGAGAGCATAAAGACAACATTTATTTGTCATGGGATCCATCATTCTTACTAGTAAATCCAATGGCAGTTCTCAGAGAAAGAATACAAGcaagtttcttttttctctgCATTATTAGGGCTAGGGTTTGGAAATACCTGAGCTAGCTGAACTAGGCGCCTTTGGACTTCGTACAAGGAAGATTAATTACGATTATAGGGGTCATCTGAGGAAGGTGGTGTGCATTCTTTCAAACATTGCTTCAGGCATTGATCGCTGATACCAATCAAACCCCTAGAGCAGCGTACGTATAGCACATTTTCTTAAGCATTCAGGAGATGGGTCACCTTCAGCTGCAGCACCCGTAAGCACTGCCAACACTATCACTGCTACCAGGAGACCtctgatcatgccatttctaTCAACATCCAtagcttctctctctctcacacacacacacacaggtCTCAGGTCTCTTGATATATATAGGACCTTAGAGTGTTATTGGGTGCATATCTTTTGATACgagaagaaatttgctcaaaAATATCTGGTTTAAATGCATGATATCTGCAAAGTTATGCCAAAATGTGGGCAGATTGAAAGAGATTTGGATGAATCGTGTAACGATAAAGATGAagcaattaagaaaaatgagtgGACAAAAAATTGGTTATAAAAGATGAGTTTAAACTCAATAAGTTTTTAGACCGTCTTTCTTTAATTACATTCTTTGTTTTTAGGAGAAGAATTTAAAACTAcatcattttttaaagtaataattttttttttgaatgaatttcgagaaaaaataataatttatttaaaataaaataaaaaatctataaacTAGATTCTCCAACAAAAGAATTCACAAATTAGTGTTTCTTAGCCACATAAACATAAGTGATGGAGCCAGATCTAGAGACCTTTGTTGGGggatcaaagaaaaatattatattataatcatCATTCATAATCTGTAATTGTAAAGTAATTAAtggtattttatattattattaaaaaattaaataatattaaattttaattatgaaaatgtaTCAAATTAAACAACCATGATATTAAGAACACTTAAAAAAAGCtttagattttatataaaaataaaattatcaagaatatttaaaggaaattttgccctcaattttccaaaaaaaaaaaaaatcccttacatttaaaaataatttgggaaaataaaaaccaaaatggaaattttgccccttctaaaaaaatataattttaattttaaaatttttaaaaataagaaataatggTAACTAAATAATATTACAGAAAGCATAATATTTAGTGTTATGCCATTTTAGGAGTCTCAAAGtctttctttgtattttatttttaatttagactTTCTTATTAGCTAGTTTTTGTTGAATCTAGGTCTAAGATTTAGGAGAAGTGATTTACTCTACTAAGTGTTTTGTCCTTTAGATTCTTTTAAGTTTAAGAAACTTAGAAAATCTTTAAGGATTTGTAGCATAGGTTCTGGTCTATTTAAATTCTTTAGGGATTTGTATCATAGGGTATAGTCCTTTTAAATTCTTTAGGGAAatctttaggctatgtttggttctcggaaagtacaaaggaaagaaaaaaaatgttaaggaaaatgattttctcatgtttggttgtcctatgaaaaatatcaaagaaaatcaaatataattaaaactaattaaaaacttatgtatttttaaattatttaatctttatattgatgagttaaaataaataaaatgagtttgaagtaacaaaaaaaataatttatcaacttttaatctatttttttattttccttcactttttctttccttctacttttcctttgtattttctttccctctcattttccctcaaattttccgggaaccaaacatagccttagggATTTGTATCTTGGATTAAGATTGTGTCTCTTCTAGATTTTAGACCCTTGTATTTAGGGGGAATATATTTTAGGGTTCTAAGATCTACATATATGTCCCTAGAAAACCATCaaactcttttcttttcttttt from Vitis vinifera cultivar Pinot Noir 40024 chromosome 9, ASM3070453v1 includes these protein-coding regions:
- the LOC100256715 gene encoding thionin-like protein 2, encoding MERGSIRALVMVGLVMGMLVGQSTASFKDCYTKCFIFCIITPNNTAFSCSLECLKDCVIPSHPLDIETADTTYFCKLGCASSLCTNLSTKKNPAGEKVESCVNSCSNKCTEYHPSPSKTQQFNPAKP